The Rhodoferax sediminis genome has a segment encoding these proteins:
- a CDS encoding trimeric intracellular cation channel family protein: MNIHELALAGLNDHRLFTILDLAGTFAFAISGAVAAKQRNLDLFGIVVIAYSVACGGGIVRDLCIGAIPPAGLANWRYLMVALVAVLVTLGAYSQVQRLNQPVLLFDAVGLGLFAVSGAQKALLYGHNAEVAILLGTTTAVGGGVIRDVLLTRVPVILQREIYASAALAGAVIEVGARTLGWATDWSPWLAMAVCIGLRYLSLQYHWHLPTYADSRIEKEPPVQ, encoded by the coding sequence ATGAACATCCACGAATTGGCCCTTGCCGGCCTGAACGACCACCGCCTGTTCACCATTCTCGATCTCGCAGGCACATTTGCTTTTGCCATCAGCGGCGCCGTTGCTGCCAAGCAGCGCAACCTGGACCTGTTCGGCATCGTCGTCATTGCCTACAGCGTGGCGTGCGGCGGCGGCATCGTGCGCGACCTGTGCATTGGTGCCATTCCACCGGCAGGATTAGCCAACTGGCGCTATCTGATGGTGGCCCTCGTGGCCGTATTGGTGACGCTTGGCGCCTACTCGCAGGTGCAGCGCCTGAACCAGCCCGTGCTGCTGTTCGACGCTGTGGGGCTGGGCCTGTTTGCCGTGTCCGGCGCGCAAAAGGCGCTGCTGTATGGCCACAACGCCGAGGTTGCCATCCTCCTCGGAACGACCACTGCGGTCGGCGGCGGCGTGATACGCGACGTGCTGCTGACCCGGGTTCCCGTCATCCTGCAGCGGGAGATCTATGCGTCCGCGGCATTGGCGGGCGCCGTGATCGAGGTGGGCGCCCGGACCCTGGGCTGGGCCACCGACTGGAGTCCCTGGCTCGCCATGGCGGTGTGCATCGGCCTGCGCTACCTCTCGCTTCAGTATCACTGGCACCTGCCCACCTACGCGGACAGCAGAATCGAAAAAGAGCCACCCGTCCAATGA